ttttcctttttttctttcaaGTAAGAAAGAAGTGTTCTCCAATAAGTACTAACCACACAACACGAGAGCACTTTCAAAGAAGGAAAAGAGAGTAGAATTAGGAACCAAAGTGATTGGCTGTCCCAAGAGAATGTTAAAAGCAAAAATTGGTAGAGATTTGAGGCAACAATCCGATACAATACACAAGTGATCATGCCAAACACAAAAACCCAACCAACAATTATCAGAATTATATATAGATTTCAGGCAAATCTTTAGCTTTGATTGTTCCTAAGCAAGAATTCTCAAaggaaacaaacaaacaaacaggtGCTGGGGACTGGTTAATTGGATGAAATATTAAAAACCAAAGTACAAAGGCAATGAATGCTAGAAGTGATGCATCTGCTTTCCAATAAGTGAACAGCTTCTAAAGTGGTAGCTTTTATGGAGTAGCTGTCTCTGTTCTTCCCCGTTACTTCATTACCGCTAATTACATTTTCCTCGATCCATTAAAAAAAGAAAGGCAAGAAAAAAAATAGCAGAGATTAGATACAATAGCAAAACATATCGTGATTACAAAACCcgaaaaaaaaaatggagaagaaTTTAATCCACAGGGAGAATGAGGGGGGCTGTTTCTGGAGCATCAGCGTTAATGATGGATAGAATGTCTTCTAGTGTTGTGGtggtctttttcttcttctcggcTTCCATGTGGTTGGGAGACAGAGCAGTAGCTATTGTGGTGATTGGAATTGTGCCATTGGAATTAGTAATAGGAAgggttggagaagaagaagagttggTTAATTCTCTGGCGCGCTCTGCCTCCGCCGCCCAATCTGTTCTGGCGACGGCGCAGGCCATGAGGGTGGCGCACGCGGCCTGCGCCGCCAGGAGACCCAGCCACAGCCCCGGCAGGCCCATCTTTCCGACGAAGCTGAGGAGGATGGCGACGGGCATACCGACGAAGTAGAAGGAGCCGAGGTTGATGTTGGCGCCGGTGGCCGGCCGCGCGCTGCCGCGGAGGACGCCGCAACCGGCGGTCTGCGGGCAGTTGCCGAGCTCGCAGAGGCCGGCGATGGGGAGCGCGAGGGAGGTGAGGTGGAGGATTTCGGCGTCACGGGTGAAGAGGCGGCCCCACTGGTGGCGCATGGAGGCGGTGAAGGCGGTGGCGGCGAGGCCGAGGGCGAGGGCGGCAGcaagggcggcggcggcggcggcgcggGCCTTGGTGGGGCGGTTGGCGCCCAGGACGTTGCCGACGCGGGTGGAGACGCCGAAGCTGAGCGCGGAGGGGAAGACGTAGACGAGGGAGGTGGTCTGGATGAGGATGCCCATGGAGGCGACGGCGGCGCGAGGATGCGCGAGCAGACCGCTGAGGAGGATCATCAGCTCGTACCACCACCACTCGAGGCAGACAGAGACGCAGGACGGTGCTGCCAGGCGGAGCAGAGCCGGCCACCCGCGGAGGCACTCGCCTGAGAGGATGCTCCCGCTGCCGGGCCACGTGTCGCGGCAGGCGCCTGaatagaggaggaagaggagaaggcaaACAAGGAAGTTGAGGTTGGTCAACACCATGGCGGCCGCCACTCCGGCGATGCCGAGACGGAGGCGGACGGCTAGGAGGTACGTCAGGGGGCAGTGGAGCGCGACGCAGAAGGAGGAGCAGTAGGTGATCGGGAGGGTGATGTTCTGCGCACGGAGAAAGACGCGGAGCGGGTGGAGAAatgagaggaagaggagatcCGGCGAGGCGGCGGCGACGAACACCTGCGCCGCCGTGGCGATCTCCTCGTCCTGCCCGCACCGCAGTAGGATAGCGCGGGCGTTGAGCCAGAGGAAgacgatggggagggaggcac
This window of the Zingiber officinale cultivar Zhangliang chromosome 3B, Zo_v1.1, whole genome shotgun sequence genome carries:
- the LOC122055853 gene encoding protein DETOXIFICATION 48-like, whose product is MCNLTSTSYPKSNLLASHDDLHRHPTLSELAEEMRAIGKISVPAAVTGLMLYSRAMISMLFLGYLGELELAAGSLAIGFANITGYSVLSGLAMGMEPICAQAFGADRRRLLGLTLQRATLLLLCASLPIVFLWLNARAILLRCGQDEEIATAAQVFVAAASPDLLFLSFLHPLRVFLRAQNITLPITYCSSFCVALHCPLTYLLAVRLRLGIAGVAAAMVLTNLNFLVCLLLFLLYSGACRDTWPGSGSILSGECLRGWPALLRLAAPSCVSVCLEWWWYELMILLSGLLAHPRAAVASMGILIQTTSLVYVFPSALSFGVSTRVGNVLGANRPTKARAAAAAALAAALALGLAATAFTASMRHQWGRLFTRDAEILHLTSLALPIAGLCELGNCPQTAGCGVLRGSARPATGANINLGSFYFVGMPVAILLSFVGKMGLPGLWLGLLAAQAACATLMACAVARTDWAAEAERARELTNSSSSPTLPITNSNGTIPITTIATALSPNHMEAEKKKKTTTTLEDILSIINADAPETAPLILPVD